The Kitasatospora sp. NBC_00374 genome has a segment encoding these proteins:
- a CDS encoding DUF6296 family protein, which produces MSPQRGTPPTAASPLQPTAPTPAFQLRVSQDSHGHTLATVRGEIDFDGAPALQRDLARVLADSPTHLDLDLSAVSFLDCAGLNALLRTRRNATATGCALRIRAAGPRVRRVMDTTDTTELFGLRRPGTADNHSHPTTQNGNQPRHPARTAAAAAAAAAPVTAAPGGPFRWGLTFPGPCGNHRQQQTLLVTGTGVRGPGGHPVYANPTDTVRAEISPDGLVTILALDGLPRPTTPIHATPFPAPHPTAQNAPTIDPQAATD; this is translated from the coding sequence ATGTCCCCTCAGCGCGGTACGCCGCCCACCGCCGCAAGCCCGCTGCAGCCCACGGCCCCAACACCGGCCTTCCAGCTCCGGGTCAGCCAAGACAGCCACGGCCACACCCTGGCCACCGTCCGCGGCGAGATCGACTTCGACGGCGCCCCGGCCCTGCAACGCGACCTCGCACGCGTCCTCGCCGACAGCCCCACCCACTTGGACCTCGACCTCAGCGCCGTCTCGTTCCTCGACTGCGCCGGACTCAACGCCCTGCTGCGAACCCGCCGGAACGCGACCGCAACCGGCTGCGCGCTGCGCATCCGCGCCGCCGGACCACGGGTGAGACGGGTCATGGACACAACCGACACCACCGAGCTCTTCGGCCTGCGCCGCCCCGGCACGGCGGACAACCACTCACACCCCACCACACAGAACGGCAACCAGCCCCGGCACCCAGCCCGCACCGCAGCAGCAGCAGCAGCAGCAGCAGCGCCGGTGACCGCGGCGCCCGGCGGACCGTTCCGATGGGGTCTGACCTTCCCCGGCCCCTGCGGCAACCACCGCCAACAACAGACCCTGCTCGTGACCGGCACCGGAGTCCGGGGCCCGGGCGGCCACCCTGTCTACGCGAATCCGACCGACACGGTACGGGCGGAAATCAGCCCCGACGGGCTGGTGACGATACTCGCGCTCGACGGACTCCCCCGCCCGACAACCCCCATCCACGCCACCCCCTTTCCGGCACCCCACCCCACCGCACAGAACGCACCCACCATCGATCCGCAAGCCGCCACCGACTGA
- a CDS encoding helix-turn-helix transcriptional regulator yields METQSDSRPTWTFLTNHARVLSLIARDPDIRLRDVAAACQLTERSVQGIVADLESAGYLTHTREGRRNRYRILPGTELRHPAEAGRTVEALLRLLETDLTRTPSA; encoded by the coding sequence ATGGAGACGCAGTCCGACAGCCGTCCCACCTGGACGTTCCTCACGAACCACGCCCGCGTGCTGTCACTGATCGCCCGAGATCCGGACATCCGCCTGCGGGACGTCGCCGCTGCCTGCCAGCTCACTGAACGCTCTGTGCAGGGCATCGTGGCCGACCTCGAAAGTGCCGGCTACCTCACCCACACCCGCGAGGGCCGACGCAACCGGTACCGGATCCTCCCCGGCACCGAGCTGCGTCACCCCGCCGAGGCCGGCCGCACTGTCGAGGCTCTCCTGCGCCTGCTCGAAACCGACCTCACCCGGACCCCGTCCGCTTAG